One window of Ralstonia pickettii DTP0602 genomic DNA carries:
- a CDS encoding membrane protein: protein MRPILHPSPLGWHAHTANTVIRRISELLGSGLRMVTAAVAGAIALAGCANMPADEAAAPATVPAPATTTATPAASTTPPTKTITLPDRGRVSLSEYRARMREQLMKTENATSDVADCAAHASWVVPRSATYDALKIPTGALAAGQATTEAWSGRFSPGKQAVPVSSVVTFAATAHKRRGDNEWQPVRVRCGYDDGMMLAYELLDSGGATVTEASGPPAAPAVTRTSSSKSRKGSASKSSASASKSSKSASSRSTSGSAQTSSKTKKKQ, encoded by the coding sequence TTGCGACCCATTCTGCATCCCAGCCCCCTGGGCTGGCACGCACACACCGCTAACACCGTGATCCGACGAATCTCCGAACTGCTCGGCAGCGGGCTCCGCATGGTGACTGCCGCAGTGGCCGGTGCGATCGCGCTGGCAGGCTGCGCCAACATGCCGGCCGACGAGGCCGCCGCCCCGGCCACCGTGCCGGCACCTGCCACGACCACCGCCACGCCTGCCGCCTCCACCACTCCGCCCACCAAGACCATCACCCTGCCTGACCGCGGCCGCGTCAGCCTGTCCGAGTACCGCGCGCGCATGCGCGAACAGCTGATGAAGACCGAGAACGCCACCAGCGACGTGGCCGACTGCGCCGCGCACGCCAGCTGGGTGGTGCCGCGCTCGGCCACCTACGACGCGCTGAAGATCCCCACCGGCGCGCTCGCTGCCGGACAGGCCACCACCGAAGCGTGGAGCGGCCGCTTCTCGCCCGGCAAGCAGGCCGTGCCGGTCAGCTCGGTAGTCACGTTCGCCGCCACCGCGCACAAGCGCCGCGGCGACAACGAATGGCAGCCGGTGCGGGTGCGCTGCGGCTATGACGATGGGATGATGCTGGCGTACGAACTGCTGGACAGCGGCGGCGCCACTGTCACCGAGGCCTCGGGCCCGCCGGCCGCGCCGGCCGTGACCCGCACCTCGTCCAGCAAGAGCCGCAAGGGCTCGGCGTCGAAGTCGAGCGCTTCTGCATCGAAGTCGTCGAAGTCCGCGTCGTCCAGGTCGACGTCCGGCTCGGCCCAGACGAGCAGCAAGACCAAGAAGAAGCAATAA